The Candidatus Goldiibacteriota bacterium HGW-Goldbacteria-1 DNA segment TTATAACATGCATTATGTTGCGGTTTATGACACCCCCACAATAACAGAAACCATAACCCCTACAGTTACAATAACCGCCACGGTCACGCCCACCAAGACTCTTGGCCCTGATATATATGAAGACGGGGATGATGTTTATACAGGGGCTAACGCGGCTTCTTCATCGCCCAATTCCGAAATTCACAGCGTTTATCCGGCAAGCGATTCAGACTGGTTTGTATATACAGTGGGCGGGACATATACTTCCAGAATTTATTTTAATGTTGACGGAAGCCAGGACGACACAATTGGAATATATGTATATGACACGGAAGGCGCGCCCACATCCGGCGGTTATCCGGATAATTATCTAAGCGGCGCCTGGCTGGGCGGAGCAAATGATAATGAAACCTATTTTGATACAAACCTTTCCGCAGGTACATATTACGTAAAAATAATAAACTCCTGGCCAATACATGAATACACCCTGTATCACGAAGAAATGACCTTTACCATAACGCCCACATATTCCATCACACAGACTTTTTCCGTAACGCCGACAATTACCGTTACCAGCACCATTACAATGACGCCGGGAGCCTGGACAGCTGTAGCTTACGGAACACCCGCTGTTTCACAGCACGCAGCGCTTGCTTCTAACGGAACTGATTATTCCTGGGGTTACACGCAGAGCAACAGCAAAATACATATAAACGGCACGGGTTTAGACCTGTCTCTGGAATATACTAAAATGGGAAAACGCTGGCTTGCAAAATCAGCGGCTTATGACTACATTGTTTATCCTTTTGGCGCGGGCGGTATTTATGCCCGCTATAGCGGAGATAACTGGCTTAGTTCTCTTGGCATAACCGTGGGCAACGGCTCACAGCCGTGCATTTACATTGACAACGAAACGCCCTATGTGGCGTATATAAATTCAGACGCCGGCAACAGCGTAACGGTAAAATCATACGCCTCAAGCTGGACAACATACGGTTCCGCCAACTTTACCCCCCCGGTATCCGTTGACGTGGCGCGCCTGAATACCCTTTCTATGGACGGTTATAATGACGCGGGAACGCTTAAATTATATGTGGCTTATGTTGACCCTAATGATGAAAACAGGATTCATGTAAAATGGAAAAACGGATTGTCAGACTGGGCAGACTTAGGCGGCGTTGCTTACAATTATGACGTTGAAGCTTCAAGCATTGATATCAGCGTTATAAATGATGCTGCGGTTTATGTAATCTTCACTGCAAATACATATCTGCCCGTTGTATGCAGATGGAACGGTTCTTACTGGACAGATTTGACCCCTTCGCTTTTCGCCTGTTATTCAAAACATAATTCAATACACGCGGTTTCCGAAAATGAAATTTACGTCTCTTTTATAGACACGGAAAAAGACAAAGCAATCGCGGCAATGTATAACGGCGCCGGCTGGATATATTTGAACAGCACGTCGGGATATACGTCCCCGCTTACAGAATATCCTTACATCTTAAAATCCGCAGGAAGTATTTATTCCGGATACATAAGCAACGGGTTTATGGGCGTTTATAAATATCAGTAGGCGCCATCTTAACGTTGACAAATCTCCCTTTTCAGTTTATTGTATCTGCTGAAAAATAAATTAAAAAAGGGAGAGTTTATGAAAAAATTACTATTTGTTATCTGTTTACTGTCAGTATTCATTATTTCCTGTAAAAAACAATCACCCACAACTCCGGTTGATACGCCTGATGTACCGGTCTTTACACAGACAATTACAGAAACAGCCACACCGGGTGATACATTTACCGCAACCATTTCTTCAACTGCGACTGTAACCACCACTTCCACCCAAATTATTGAAAACACATCCACAACAACACCCACAACCACAGAAACACCGTCAATTACACTGACTTCAACCATAACAGTTTCCTGTACAATTACTGAAACTGCAACCATTACCCCGTCTTCAACCGCCACTGTTACCATCACTAATACACCCGCCTGGCAGACAGTGGGGCAGGCTGAAATTTCCGCCAATTCAGCAGACGAAGTGTCATTAAAAAACTGCGGCGGGAAAATGTACCTTGCGTATACCGATAATGACAACTATCCTGTTGTAAAAACTTTAAACGGCAGCAGCTGGATTGATTCATATACCACTTCAAACATGGGAAGAAATACAAACCAGAGTTTTTATTCCACAGGTTCAGCTTTATATTGGGTGCCTTTTTACTTTTACACAAATGACCCGCTGCTGTTTTTTAACGGCACTGACTGGAGCGAACTGTCAGTATACCCTTCAGATTACTCTAATTACTCTGTTGCATCTGACGGCACAAATATTTACGCGGCAGGCGCGGACTCAGCCAATGAATATAAATTTATAATCAATAAATTTGACGGCGCTGTCTGGACAGACATCACTTCACCTTTAAACATTACTAATGTGGATGCAGAACCCTGGATTCCTTCTATGGAAATTTTTGGCGGGGAACTTTACCTGGCATACAATGACCTTTCTGTAAACGGCGCTGCAGTTGTTAAATACACGGGTACAACCTGGGAACCTGTGGGAACAGCCCCGATAATAACAGAATCACCTTCAGATATGACTTTAAAGGCCAGCGGTGCAAATTTATATCTTGCTTTAAATTATACAGGAACCACAAAACCGGCCGTATTTATTTTAAACGGGACTTCCTGGCAGGATTTAAACAGCACCAGCATAAGCGACTACTACGCGGGTTATATTGCGATGAACGTTTACAACGGCACACCTTATGTGGCTTACAGGGACGCTTATGACAATTACAAATTAAAAGTGAAAAAATATAACGGAGCAACGTGGGATACAGTGGGTACGACCAGCGCCACTGCCGGTTCTATAGGGTCAATAAGCCTGGAATTTGACAATTCAGGCGTGCCTTATGTGGCAGTTACAGATTCCGCAAACTCAAACAAAACACATGTTTTTAAATACGAATAAAAAACCTTTAAAATAAAAAAGGCGGGGAGAAATCCCCGCCTTTTTTATTTATATAAAGAAAGTTATTTTTTAATAAGAAGCTGTTTTACAAATCCTGCCGCCGCACCGGCAATTGCGCCAATACCGCCGTACTTTAATGCCAGTTCATTTCTGAACTGTGAAAATGGTTCGCTTATATCAGCGCCGATATCGCCAAAAAGCCCGCTTGATAAAAGTTTCGGGAAAAATTCAGCTATCAACCCTCCAATTAACGCGCCAATTACCGCAAATGATAAAACCTCTTTTACATTCTTCATTATTTCCCCCTGCTATTATATTTAACTTCCCTTGTTTTTTTTAGACCCCCGGAGTTGATAAAAAGGGTTTGGGAGGGGTTTCTTATCGTGGATACTCCGGGGGGATTGCAATTATTATAATTTCATAAATAAAATAATTTTTATCATCCCTTTTCATCTTTATCCACACCTAAAATATGCCATATCAAAGTGTATTTGTCAACTGTGCCTTATCAAACGCGTTACACAGCCGCTTATTTACATAAAACACTTCCTGTTGACAAATTTATCATGATATTGGAATATAAGTAAATAACCTAAATAAGGGGCTTTTATGGATAAGACTTCCGGGTATTTCTTTGAAGAAGCAAAGAGTGCTTTTGAATCAGGCGATACAGACCGCGCTTTTCTTTTATTAACCCGGCTGCTTGAATTTGAACCGTCACACAGCGACGGCCAGGAACTTATGGTGCGCGTGCAGAAAAAAAGAGAAAAACCTTCCGCCGAACTGCGCACAGCCCTTGATTTTTATAACAATAATCCGTCTGAACGTTCCGCCAAAAAACTGGGTTTTACCTATAAACATCTTCAGCGTTACAACAAGGCAAAAGAACTGTTTAAAAAGATGGTTGAAGAGCGCCCCCGGGACCACGAATCGCAGGGCGCCCTTGGAAAAATATACGTTCAGCTTGAAGATTATGAAGACGCCATTCCCCTTCTGGAAGACGCAATGGTAAAAAGGCCCGGAGATTCAGAAGTACTGTACGACATGGGGCTTTGCTACTTTAAAACACAGCAGTATGAAAAAAGCCGTGATATATATGAAAATATGCGCATTGCCTACAGCGGGGAAAAAGGCGTCCGCGCGTGGCTTGGGCGCTGCCACGAAATGCTTGGGGATAAAAAGGCCGCATACTTTTTTTACAGCGAGGAACTGGAATTATTTCCATGGAGCCCGGAAGGCACTGAATTTATGTATTTTTATTACAATGAAAATGGCGATATTTCTGACGCTTATGAAGTCTTGGAAAAAGCAAAAACAGCGGTTGAAAACAAACCTTCGGAAATATTATCCATGGGCGTGATGATGCTGCGCTGCGGTTTCTGCCATAGAAGCCTGGACCTTTTTAAATACGCGGAAACAACAGGCGCAGAACGCGGCTACGGCCTTTCCCTTCTGTACAGCAATATGAGTGTTGCCTGGTATGGCCTTCACGATTTGCCAAAAGCTAAGGAATACCTGAAAAAATCACTTGAAGTTTACAGCGGCTGCCAAAATGCAATTCACAATAACGGCATGCTTGCGTATTTTAACGGAAACTACGCAGAAGCCATTGAACACCTTGAACACGCCCTTTCACTGGAGCCTGACCGCGATATTACGCTGGCGCTTCTGGCGGAAGCTTACTGTGCCGCCGGCGATATGGAAAAAGGCATTGAATACTTTGAAGCGGCAATTAAAAGAAAACCAAAAAATATAAACTTTTTAATGCGCTACGCGCGTTCACTTTTAGCCAAAGATATGGACACAGAATGCGAGCGTATAATTAATAAGGCGCTGCTTCTTAAACCTGATTTTCAGGAAGCTTATCTTCTGCTTGCAAAAATGAAAGCATATGACCTTGACGCGGATGGCGCAAAAAAATACCTGGATAAAGTGACGGATAAAAAAAATCACAACAATGAATACTTTCAGGTATATGAAACAATAATAAACCTGCGCAAAAATAATTCAAAACGCGACGCGGTAAAAATCAAGGATGTAATAAAAGGAATTCTTCCGGAATTTAAAGGCGCTTTTACAGCCAATATTCCAAAAAATACAGACAGAGCAAAAAACAAACTGTACCCTCTTGCGGGAATAATTTCAGGGGAAATTCATAAGGGCGCGGATTTTAACTTTTATTACTCGAAAAAGGGTGAGCCTATAGCATTTCGCATATATTTTGACGACCTTACTTTTATGCTTGACGCAGGGCTGATTGTCTCTAAATGCCTTCTTATCATACAAGCCGCCGACCCGGATGATAAAGTTTCACAGGGCGCAATAAAACGCATTGAGAATGCTTTTTTAAGTTTAAAATAGCTTTTTTCTTATCCTTAACTTTATTCACCTCAATATTGTGCAGTTTTAAGTTGACACCCTGCCCTTATTTCCTTATAATATGCAGACAAAATCTTGTTTTTGTATTTAAAAACATTAAAACAAGTGAAAAATTAATATAAATGGAGAATAATTATGCCAAAACGTACTTTTCAGCCCCACAAGAAGAAAGCACAGAGAAAACATGGTTTTTTAAAGAGGATGTCAACGCCTACAGGCCGCAAAGCGGTTAACAGAAGAAGGGCCAAAGGCAGAACCAAAATGACTTCCTGCACCAAATAATACTTTGAGTTTCAAAAAAAAACCTCCTACAAGCCCCGATGTAAACAGGGCTATAAAAAGAGGGGTTAAGCACGGCAATAATTGTTTTGCGGTATTTGCCGTGCCCTGTTCTGATACAAACAGCTTAAAACCACGCCTTTTTACGGCAACCATAAGCAAAAAGTTTATTAAAAAAAGCGTTGACCGCAACCTTTTAAAAAGAAGGGTACGCGGTATTTTTGCAAAGAATTCCGCGCTGTTTGAAGGCAAAGACGTCGTGGTAATGGCGCGGTCCGGGTCGTCCGGGCTTAAAACTTTTAAAGAAACCGAGGAAACCCTCCTCTCTTTATTTAAACTTTACGGAAAAACAAAATGAAACATATTTTCATATTTTTAATTAAAGGTTATAAAAAACTGATTTCCCCGCTTCTGCCTAAATCGTGCAGATTTTATCCCACCTGTTCCGAATACGCCATAGAGGCGCTGGATAAGTACGGGATAATTAAAGGTACGGCGAAATCCATATACAGAGTGTTAAGATGCAACCCGTGGAATAAAGGCGGCATAGACAGGCCTTAAAAGGTCAATACAATTTTTGGAGGACACATGAACGATAAAAATTCCAGGCTTATAACATTCATAATACTTTCAGCCATAATACTTTTCGGATATAACATGCTTTTTATGCCCAAACCGGCAGCTAATCAGCCGCAGGAAACCGCGGCAGTCTCACCGGCCACACAGGCGTCGCAGAACGCCCGTGCAGTACAGCCGGCCGTATCCGGCACCGAAACAACAACAGCGTTAAAAACAAACACGCCTTCGGCGATAAAACCTTTTGAAGAAAAAAAATTCGTAATTGAAAACACCCTTGCCCGCGTAAGCTTCAGCGACCGCGGCGCGGTGGCCATAGGTTATGAATTGAAAAAATTTACAGCCGGAAAAGAAAATAATGAAGTGCTTGAACTTATTCCCAACAAGGCTTCTTACTCTTACCTTGCGCTTAATCAGGCCGCCGGGCAGGATTTAACAGCCATAAGATGGAAATATGACGGTTCTTTAATAGGCGACAACGGCTCTATAATAACCTTTTCCACCCCGTTATCTGACGGCGTGACAGCGGTTAAAAAGTTCATTCTTGACGCGGACACTTACGCGCTGACTACAGAAATAATATTTAAAAATTCCACATCTTCACCCAAATCAGTTAAAGACATGCAGCTTATGTGGGGCCCAAACATACACTTATTGCCTTCCGAGTTTCAAAAAAATAAAGACGGCATGTACGCCTTTAACCGCGTACATTATCCGCTGGGCCGTGAACTAAAAAAGGTGGAAATAAAAGCAAATATTAAAGAGGATAAAATAACAAACGTAGGCGTTCCGGATTACATTGTAATAAAGGACCTTTATTTTATGTCTTCTTTCAAGCCGGCAGAAAAGACCACATATAAAAGCGCGCTTATAAAAGAATACAAAGGCGGTTTTGGTTTTATAGCCATAAACTTAAACGACGCGCTGATAGAACCGCGGTCAGAAGTTTCGTCTTCTTTTGTTTCCTACATAGGGCCGCAGGAATATAAACGCCTGAAAGAATTTGGAATGGAAAGGGTGGTTGACCTGGGCTGGCCGCGCTTTTTGGGGCTTTGGATGTTTTACGCGATGGATTTTTTCCACAAACTTACAAAAAATTACGGAGTTGCCATCCTTCTGCTTACGCTGCTGGTAAGGCTTATACTTTGGGTGCCTTCACAGCACAGTTTTAAACAGATGAAAGACACGCAGAAAAAAATGACAATAATCAAACCGCGTATAGAAACCCTTAAAAAAGTGTATAAAAACGATTCACAGAAATTAAACGAAGAGACCATGAAACTTTATCAGGAATACAAAATAAACCCTCTTGGCGGCTGCCTGCCCATGCTGATACAGATGCCTATCTTTATAGCGCTTTATCAGATGCTTATAAACATGGTGGAATTAAAAGGCGCTTATTTCGCCCTTTGGTTGAAAGACCTTTCTAAACCGGATCCGTTTTTTGTACTTCCTATTTTTATGGGTGTTTCCATGTTCTTTCAGCAGAAGATGACGTCTTCCGCGACTCCGGTAACGGATGAATCAGCGGCCATGCAGCAGAAAATAATGCTGTGGGGTATGCCAATATTTTTAACTTTTCTTTCCTTCAGCTGGCCTTCCGGGCTGCTGCTTTACTGGTCCATGTCAAACATTCTTGGAATAGCACAGCAGCTTATGGTTAATAATTCAAAAACAGCCTGACATGGCACAGCATATGAGCGGTATTAGAAAGACTTCAGAGAAAATTTCTGACGCAGTAGCAGTTTTTATGAAAGATGAAAACGTGCCGCTTGACTGCGTGTCAGTAAACCTTATAAGCGAAAAAGTTTTCACGGACAGGTATGAATATACGGTTGAACTTTTTAAACGCGAAAACACTTTAAAAAAAATTCAGCCCCCTCCCGTACCCGCGGTGCAGTCTGCCGTTGAAATGCTTGACACTCTGCTTAAACTTTCAGGAAATACGGGTTTTTCCCTAAAAGAAAATATTACACCTGACGGCGCAGTCATAAAGATACACGCCCCATTTAAAGACGGGCTGCTTATCGGTAAAAACGGGCAGAACATAAAAGCCCTGCAGTATTTAATATCCACCGT contains these protein-coding regions:
- a CDS encoding 50S ribosomal protein L34; this encodes MPKRTFQPHKKKAQRKHGFLKRMSTPTGRKAVNRRRAKGRTKMTSCTK
- the rnpA gene encoding ribonuclease P protein component; its protein translation is MSFKKKPPTSPDVNRAIKRGVKHGNNCFAVFAVPCSDTNSLKPRLFTATISKKFIKKSVDRNLLKRRVRGIFAKNSALFEGKDVVVMARSGSSGLKTFKETEETLLSLFKLYGKTK
- a CDS encoding membrane protein insertion efficiency factor YidD, giving the protein MKHIFIFLIKGYKKLISPLLPKSCRFYPTCSEYAIEALDKYGIIKGTAKSIYRVLRCNPWNKGGIDRP